The Dunckerocampus dactyliophorus isolate RoL2022-P2 chromosome 16, RoL_Ddac_1.1, whole genome shotgun sequence genome includes a window with the following:
- the LOC129168906 gene encoding insulin-like, translated as MAALWRHSASILVLLVLSWPCSRALSSQHLCGPHLVEALNMVCGDRGFFTSSRRDLNSVLRLLPSKTEEATLTGGMNDIVGYAFNKQMDMMVKRDGIVEQCCHQPCSMIVLDKYCN; from the exons ATGGCAGCACTGTGGCGCCATTCTGCCTCAATCTTGGTCTTGTTAGTTTTGTCATGGCCGTGCTCCAGAGCTCTTTCTTCACAACACCTGTGTGGCCCTCACCTGGTGGAGGCTCTTAATATGGTCTGTGGGGACAGAGGCTTTTTCACCAGTTCCAGGAGGGACCTGAACTCAGTCCTAC GTCTCTTACCATCAAAGACTGAGGAGGCGACATTAACGGGCGGCATGAACGACATCGTGGGATACGCCTTCAACAAGCAGATGGATATGATGGTGAAGCGTGATGGCATTGTAGAGCAATGCTGTCACCAGCCGTGTAGCATGATTGTCCTGGATAAATATTGCAACTAG